A stretch of Sinimarinibacterium sp. NLF-5-8 DNA encodes these proteins:
- a CDS encoding TetR/AcrR family transcriptional regulator: MMLKTIVDAGFISLKKYGIEGTTTRHIAEIAGISPGTLYQYFADKDAVYQAMGERFTDDIADWLQTEIPTLVQKSIEALVEAILYGLRDRLHDHDGLYLEFARHLQRFHRAEHMARIERVLLTLAAQFVFRNPHLIRLNASSVPAMLYIMIYGGTQTIIRYLSAPSPYFSFEQLVTGLAKMVSSYVAAELR, encoded by the coding sequence ATGATGCTGAAAACCATCGTCGATGCTGGTTTCATCTCGCTGAAAAAGTACGGAATTGAAGGCACGACAACACGACATATTGCTGAAATTGCAGGAATAAGCCCTGGAACTCTGTATCAATACTTCGCCGACAAAGACGCGGTTTATCAAGCCATGGGAGAACGCTTTACAGATGACATCGCAGACTGGCTGCAAACCGAAATTCCAACACTTGTTCAGAAAAGTATCGAAGCTCTGGTAGAGGCCATCCTGTACGGTCTGCGCGATCGACTGCATGATCACGATGGCCTGTATCTGGAATTTGCCCGCCATTTGCAACGTTTTCATCGTGCCGAGCACATGGCCCGAATCGAGCGGGTACTGCTGACACTGGCGGCGCAATTCGTGTTCAGAAATCCGCACCTGATCCGGCTCAATGCAAGCAGCGTTCCGGCCATGCTCTACATCATGATCTACGGCGGCACTCAAACCATCATCCGCTATCTGAGCGCGCCCAGCCCCTACTTCAGCTTTGAACAACTGGTGACGGGCCTGGCCAAAATGGTCAGCAGCTACGTTGCGGCAGAACTACGCTGA
- a CDS encoding alpha-2-macroglobulin gives MNKALPGLLLLGAVSAAQALDVVQITAAPGGDQTVHQISVRFDRPVVALGQTALTPEQSPVTIAPDPGCQWHWIDPQALRCSLMGTAVLRPATAYQISVEAGLVAEDGSVLAERVTKTVVTERPQLRGFNVVDWRSPLEPVLEVNLNQPVTAASLRAHLQLNGPVEVAAVADDATTPFYTTQGEARRRWQIWPRAPLSVGHDHPLQLKAGLQSALGAVPGREQTLQSVRAFAPLRWIGVRCELDGKTRDFAVKTTAQCAPLERVSLLFNNPVSALQLRDHLRISPPPPLPESADFDPWANAEKRLPLFGLWRGNRVHAVALPFTLKAETAYTLTLDAAMQDRLGQKLNDDARAQLVTRARAPRLVLDHDNAVLESGIASEVPVVVTNLSALEARFSRLTAAGLQTDQTLDIPVDPVRNLAFAMPLDVRGMVGARAGVVRGTVASHPADASARAFFAQVTPWQVMVKYAHDNTLVWVTRLDDGDPVMGAEVSIQQGMAGAPRARAVTDEQGLARLDGSAKIDPDLALRWKAGDAALAVRVQRGDDIALLPLDYDFSVDPWRTTREDIWSDARPRWGHLRAWGLSAQGVYRPGDTVQYKIYVRDDADRKLTLPPLARYHLQVTDAQAEPVHTRSDIRLNRFGALDGEFVLPRTAAVGRYDFVLTLDVGNGQTVELRPLNLLVADFVPAPFRVSSELRSSTVTPDQKVPLQISATLHGGGAFAGARLRAFARLQAQPLQTDLPMLAGFSFDSHAGNRDEVVLMNQAARLDAQGQWSGPLSVAESTIYHGRVIIEGSVEDDRGRSIAASSSKPYFGRDRFIGLRLDDWLLTQGQASTVQTVIIDDAGQPQAGIPFRVTVERKITQGARVKGAGNAYLTRYTHQWQPLASCQGRSQARPVDCRFVPDAAGEYRITAMVRDSHNRLHLSERSITARGSNTVLWASDPTVGLDLYAEQASWRVGQTARYVVKNPYPGARALITVERYGVLYQRVQTLEGSAAVIEIPVEPDFVPGAYVSVSLLSPRVAPAPEQGLDLGKPAFRMGYATLRIDEPWRAIKVAVTPAQSTLKPGEKARVGLSATARNPTQMPIEFAVAVLDEAVFDLIQDGERQFDPMRGLNALDPLDVHNYSLLMRLLGQQGFEKKGANPGGDGGAGLALRSLDRFVAYWNPSLKADAHGQAEFEFDLPDQLTGWRIMAVALTPEDRMGLGQGSISVSKPTELRALTPNQLSVGDRFNARFSLLNRSDRVRTLALDLQVQGGARAQSRQNVVLQPFERTQLGFEVTVTQAQPLAFLATAGDAQDQDALRLEVPVSVPMPASAAAVTARIDAQTPFEQRIEVPGDAEDAALILQWSATRIGTLGGALTAMRDYPYNCWEQQLSRALMAGYAHQITQQRGRAPIDWPQAATLPVTVLENAADFQAPGGGMAFFEARDAYVSPYLSAFTGLGFAWLQQLGYAPPAAVWDRLDAYLLKLLRETLPHEGLQTTASRAQLRAVALAALAARGKVSADEIERHAEQLPQMDAFGQSLLLQAAQQTPGARAVAARAQQLLWQRLEPLSAANVHVRSEGAGGWALLDSPLRANCAALSAWLTGVPAPAPVADQLSRLVHHIETSRSVGQHWGNTQENLFCTRALLDYAARFESTAVDLTLRAQLDAREVDQLRLTAQTPPAELTREQPLAAASTSTLRVQAQGQGQGYLDATLRYRQGAHAPPSAAGMGLQRHYAVFRKGRWQALDAPPGGTIELAQGELLKSELIIDLPQPMNYVIVDDPVAGGIEPLNPDLATTSGVDLEALTAGSGHPWPFYHRAIRNQAVRYYADRVPRGQYRLVWVGQAIASGEFAAARAHAEQLYAPDVFANSQALRLRVNPGDRP, from the coding sequence ATGAATAAAGCCCTGCCTGGACTGCTGCTGCTGGGGGCCGTGTCGGCCGCGCAGGCGCTGGACGTGGTGCAGATCACGGCCGCGCCGGGCGGGGATCAGACGGTTCACCAGATCAGCGTGCGCTTTGATCGTCCGGTTGTGGCTCTGGGGCAAACGGCGCTGACGCCGGAACAGTCGCCGGTCACGATCGCCCCCGATCCGGGCTGCCAGTGGCACTGGATCGACCCGCAGGCGTTGCGGTGCAGTCTGATGGGCACGGCGGTATTGCGTCCGGCGACGGCGTATCAGATCAGTGTCGAGGCGGGGCTGGTGGCCGAGGATGGCAGCGTTCTTGCTGAGCGCGTGACGAAGACCGTTGTCACCGAACGGCCACAGCTGCGTGGTTTCAACGTGGTCGATTGGCGCTCGCCGCTTGAGCCGGTGCTGGAAGTCAACCTGAATCAGCCGGTCACGGCGGCCAGCCTGCGCGCGCACTTGCAGCTCAATGGCCCCGTTGAGGTGGCGGCGGTTGCGGACGACGCCACCACCCCGTTTTACACCACGCAAGGCGAAGCCCGGCGGCGCTGGCAGATATGGCCGCGCGCGCCGCTGAGTGTCGGGCATGATCATCCCCTGCAACTGAAAGCCGGGTTGCAATCGGCACTGGGGGCGGTTCCGGGGAGGGAGCAAACCTTGCAGAGCGTGCGTGCCTTTGCGCCATTGCGCTGGATCGGGGTGCGCTGTGAGCTGGATGGCAAGACCCGCGATTTTGCGGTGAAGACAACGGCGCAATGCGCGCCGCTGGAGCGGGTTTCATTGCTGTTCAACAACCCGGTCAGCGCCTTGCAGCTGCGCGATCACCTGCGCATCAGCCCACCGCCGCCGTTGCCGGAAAGTGCGGATTTTGACCCTTGGGCAAATGCTGAAAAGCGCCTGCCGCTGTTCGGCCTGTGGCGAGGCAACCGGGTTCATGCGGTGGCGCTGCCGTTTACGCTGAAGGCCGAAACCGCCTACACCCTGACCCTGGACGCGGCCATGCAGGACCGTCTTGGCCAGAAGCTCAACGACGATGCGCGCGCGCAGCTGGTCACCCGCGCGCGCGCGCCGCGTCTGGTGCTTGACCACGACAATGCCGTGCTGGAGTCCGGAATCGCCAGCGAAGTGCCGGTGGTGGTGACCAATCTGTCGGCGTTGGAGGCTCGCTTTTCACGCCTGACCGCCGCTGGCCTGCAAACCGATCAGACCCTGGACATCCCGGTTGATCCGGTACGCAATCTGGCATTTGCCATGCCGCTGGATGTGCGCGGCATGGTGGGCGCGCGCGCCGGTGTCGTGCGCGGCACTGTTGCCAGTCACCCTGCCGATGCGTCGGCGCGCGCGTTCTTTGCCCAGGTGACGCCGTGGCAGGTGATGGTCAAATACGCCCACGACAACACCCTGGTATGGGTGACGCGGCTTGACGATGGCGACCCGGTGATGGGGGCCGAGGTGTCGATCCAGCAAGGCATGGCCGGGGCGCCGCGCGCGCGCGCCGTCACCGATGAGCAAGGTCTGGCGCGACTCGATGGCAGTGCAAAGATCGACCCCGATCTGGCCTTGCGCTGGAAAGCGGGCGATGCGGCACTGGCGGTGCGGGTGCAGCGTGGGGACGATATTGCATTGCTGCCACTGGATTACGATTTCAGCGTCGATCCCTGGCGCACCACCCGCGAGGACATCTGGAGCGATGCCCGCCCCCGCTGGGGCCATCTGCGCGCCTGGGGATTGTCGGCGCAGGGGGTCTATCGACCCGGCGACACCGTGCAATACAAGATTTATGTTCGCGATGATGCCGATCGCAAGCTCACGCTGCCGCCGCTGGCGCGCTATCACTTGCAGGTCACCGATGCGCAGGCCGAGCCGGTGCACACGCGCAGCGACATCCGCCTGAATCGCTTCGGCGCCCTGGATGGCGAATTTGTTCTGCCCAGAACCGCAGCGGTCGGGCGCTACGATTTTGTGCTGACGCTGGACGTGGGCAACGGTCAAACCGTTGAACTACGGCCGCTGAATCTGCTGGTGGCGGATTTTGTTCCGGCGCCGTTTCGCGTCAGCAGCGAACTGCGCAGCAGTACGGTGACGCCCGACCAGAAGGTTCCGCTTCAGATCAGCGCCACGCTGCACGGTGGCGGTGCTTTTGCCGGCGCGCGGCTGCGCGCGTTTGCGCGCCTGCAAGCGCAGCCGCTGCAAACCGATTTGCCGATGCTTGCAGGGTTTTCGTTCGACAGTCATGCCGGCAACCGCGATGAAGTCGTGCTGATGAATCAGGCCGCGCGGCTGGACGCACAAGGGCAATGGAGTGGCCCGCTCAGCGTGGCAGAGTCCACGATTTATCACGGGCGCGTGATCATCGAAGGCAGCGTTGAAGATGATCGTGGGCGCAGCATCGCCGCCAGCAGCAGCAAGCCGTATTTTGGCCGGGATCGCTTCATCGGCCTGCGTTTGGACGACTGGCTGCTCACGCAGGGACAGGCCAGTACGGTGCAGACGGTGATCATCGACGATGCCGGTCAGCCACAGGCGGGCATTCCGTTTCGCGTCACCGTCGAACGCAAGATCACGCAGGGCGCGCGCGTCAAGGGCGCGGGCAATGCCTATCTGACCCGCTATACCCACCAATGGCAGCCGCTGGCCTCGTGCCAGGGACGCTCGCAGGCGCGGCCTGTCGATTGCCGGTTTGTGCCCGACGCGGCGGGCGAATACCGGATCACCGCCATGGTGCGCGACAGCCACAATCGCCTGCACCTGAGTGAACGCAGCATCACCGCCCGAGGCTCCAACACCGTGCTGTGGGCGTCCGATCCCACGGTCGGGCTGGATCTGTATGCCGAGCAAGCCAGTTGGCGGGTTGGGCAAACCGCGCGCTACGTCGTCAAAAACCCATACCCCGGCGCGCGCGCGCTGATCACCGTCGAACGCTATGGCGTGCTCTACCAGCGCGTGCAGACGCTGGAGGGATCGGCGGCAGTCATCGAAATTCCGGTGGAGCCGGACTTTGTGCCGGGTGCGTATGTCTCGGTTTCGCTGCTCTCGCCGCGCGTCGCCCCTGCCCCCGAACAAGGGCTGGACCTGGGCAAGCCGGCGTTTCGGATGGGCTACGCCACACTCAGGATCGACGAGCCGTGGCGGGCGATCAAGGTTGCCGTCACGCCCGCCCAAAGCACGCTCAAGCCGGGTGAAAAAGCGCGCGTCGGCCTCAGTGCAACTGCGCGTAATCCAACGCAAATGCCGATTGAATTTGCCGTTGCCGTGCTCGATGAGGCGGTGTTTGATCTGATCCAGGATGGTGAGCGCCAGTTTGACCCGATGCGCGGTCTGAATGCGCTCGATCCGCTGGATGTGCACAACTACAGCCTGCTGATGCGCCTGCTCGGACAGCAGGGCTTTGAGAAAAAAGGCGCCAATCCGGGCGGCGACGGCGGCGCTGGTCTTGCCCTGCGATCACTGGATCGGTTCGTTGCCTACTGGAACCCGTCGCTGAAAGCCGATGCCCATGGTCAGGCCGAGTTTGAATTCGACTTGCCGGATCAGCTCACCGGCTGGCGGATCATGGCTGTGGCGCTGACCCCCGAAGACCGCATGGGACTGGGGCAGGGCAGCATCAGCGTCAGCAAGCCCACCGAACTGCGCGCGCTGACCCCCAACCAGCTCAGTGTTGGCGATCGCTTCAACGCGCGCTTTTCACTGCTCAACCGCAGTGACCGGGTGCGAACCCTGGCGCTGGATTTGCAGGTGCAGGGCGGCGCCCGGGCGCAGTCCAGACAAAACGTTGTACTCCAGCCTTTTGAGCGCACGCAGCTTGGCTTTGAGGTGACGGTGACGCAGGCGCAGCCGCTGGCCTTTCTGGCCACGGCAGGCGATGCGCAAGATCAGGACGCGCTGCGCCTTGAAGTGCCGGTCAGCGTGCCCATGCCCGCCAGTGCGGCTGCGGTGACGGCGCGCATCGACGCGCAAACCCCGTTTGAACAGCGCATCGAGGTGCCCGGCGATGCCGAGGATGCCGCGCTGATCCTGCAATGGTCAGCGACCCGCATCGGCACCCTTGGCGGCGCTTTGACCGCGATGCGCGACTATCCCTACAACTGCTGGGAACAGCAGCTCAGCCGCGCGCTGATGGCGGGCTACGCCCACCAGATCACGCAGCAACGAGGGCGCGCGCCGATTGACTGGCCGCAAGCGGCCACCTTGCCGGTCACGGTGCTGGAAAATGCCGCCGATTTTCAGGCGCCCGGCGGAGGCATGGCCTTTTTTGAAGCCCGGGATGCTTACGTCAGCCCCTATCTATCGGCCTTCACCGGCCTGGGATTTGCCTGGTTGCAGCAGCTCGGATATGCGCCACCGGCGGCGGTGTGGGATCGGCTGGATGCCTACCTGCTCAAGCTGCTGCGCGAGACGTTGCCACACGAGGGGCTGCAGACCACCGCCAGCCGTGCCCAGTTGCGTGCCGTGGCGCTGGCGGCACTGGCAGCGCGCGGCAAGGTCAGTGCTGACGAGATCGAGCGCCATGCCGAGCAATTGCCGCAGATGGATGCCTTTGGGCAAAGCCTGCTGCTGCAGGCCGCGCAGCAGACCCCCGGTGCCAGGGCGGTGGCGGCGCGCGCGCAACAACTGTTGTGGCAGCGGCTGGAACCCCTGAGCGCGGCCAACGTGCATGTGCGCAGCGAAGGCGCCGGTGGCTGGGCTTTGCTCGATTCACCGCTGCGCGCCAATTGCGCCGCACTGTCGGCATGGCTGACGGGCGTGCCAGCTCCGGCGCCGGTGGCGGATCAGCTCTCCCGGCTGGTACACCACATCGAGACCTCGCGCAGTGTCGGACAGCACTGGGGCAATACCCAGGAAAACCTGTTCTGTACGCGCGCGCTGCTGGATTACGCCGCGCGCTTTGAGTCCACTGCGGTGGATCTGACCCTGCGCGCGCAACTGGACGCGCGCGAGGTGGATCAGCTCAGGCTCACGGCGCAGACGCCGCCGGCAGAGCTGACCCGGGAACAGCCGCTGGCAGCGGCGAGCACCTCGACCCTGCGCGTGCAGGCCCAGGGGCAGGGGCAGGGCTATCTGGATGCCACGCTGCGCTATCGCCAGGGCGCGCACGCCCCGCCCAGCGCCGCCGGGATGGGCTTGCAGCGCCACTACGCCGTGTTCCGCAAGGGCCGCTGGCAGGCGCTCGACGCGCCCCCCGGCGGGACGATCGAGCTGGCCCAGGGGGAGCTGCTGAAAAGCGAGTTGATCATTGATCTGCCGCAGCCGATGAACTACGTCATCGTCGATGATCCGGTGGCTGGCGGCATCGAGCCGCTCAACCCCGATCTGGCCACCACCAGCGGCGTGGATCTTGAGGCGCTGACCGCAGGCAGCGGTCATCCGTGGCCGTTCTACCACCGCGCCATCCGCAATCAGGCCGTGCGCTACTACGCGGATCGGGTGCCTCGGGGGCAATACAGGCTGGTGTGGGTGGGGCAGGCCATTGCCAGCGGTGAGTTTGCCGCAGCGCGCGCCCATGCCGAGCAGCTTTATGCGCCGGATGTGTTTGCCAACAGCCAGGCGTTGCGGCTGCGCGTCAATCCCGGCGACCGACCATGA
- a CDS encoding SDR family NAD(P)-dependent oxidoreductase: protein MTKSITRAAQAVVTGAGSGIGRAFALELAARGGTVVCADIRLEAAQQTVALIEARGGTALAVTCDVGDLAAVERLAEQAEAFFGAAASVVINNAGIGIGGQNIGQVTIQDWRFTMNVNLWGVIHGCHVFAPRLRASGQRGGIINVGSTASFAVAPSIGPYNVTKAAVLALTETLSAELAGTGVAVTALCPTFVKTNIVKDGRIAGGGADFAAKLIAWTGVSPEGVARKTLDALDRNQLYVLPQIEARMIWRAKRLTPVLYARGAGLLNRFLLKKVVA, encoded by the coding sequence ATGACAAAATCCATCACACGAGCGGCACAGGCTGTCGTCACCGGCGCGGGCAGCGGTATTGGCCGCGCCTTTGCGCTTGAACTGGCCGCGCGCGGTGGCACGGTGGTCTGTGCCGATATTCGCCTCGAAGCCGCGCAGCAAACGGTTGCCCTCATCGAAGCGCGCGGTGGTACGGCGCTGGCGGTGACTTGTGATGTTGGCGATCTTGCTGCGGTTGAGCGGCTGGCCGAGCAGGCGGAAGCGTTTTTTGGCGCTGCGGCCAGCGTGGTCATCAACAACGCCGGCATTGGCATTGGTGGCCAGAATATCGGCCAGGTCACGATCCAGGACTGGCGTTTCACCATGAACGTGAACCTGTGGGGCGTGATCCACGGTTGCCACGTTTTTGCGCCGCGCCTGCGGGCATCGGGGCAGCGGGGCGGCATTATCAATGTGGGCAGCACCGCGAGCTTTGCCGTTGCGCCGAGCATCGGGCCGTACAACGTCACCAAGGCTGCGGTGCTGGCGCTGACCGAAACCCTGTCGGCAGAACTCGCGGGGACGGGTGTTGCCGTCACTGCGCTGTGTCCCACCTTTGTCAAAACCAACATCGTCAAAGATGGCCGCATCGCCGGCGGCGGTGCGGACTTTGCCGCCAAGCTGATCGCGTGGACGGGCGTTTCGCCCGAAGGCGTGGCGCGCAAGACGCTCGATGCGCTGGATCGCAACCAGTTGTATGTGTTGCCGCAGATCGAGGCGCGGATGATCTGGCGTGCCAAGCGCCTGACGCCGGTGCTGTACGCGCGCGGTGCGGGATTGCTCAACCGTTTTCTGCTCAAAAAAGTCGTTGCTTGA
- a CDS encoding electron transfer flavoprotein subunit beta/FixA family protein, which translates to MKALVSVKRVVDYNVRIQVKSDGSGVVTDGVKHSMNPFDEIAMEEAVRLKEQGKISEIIAITIGGAKNEETLRTALAFGADRAIHIKEEGDIQPLTAAKALAAAMKKEDAKVLFTGKQAIDDDANQTGQMVAALLDIAQATFASKVELTADKATVTREIDAGLETLEVDLPAVITTDLRLNEPRYLKLPDIMKAKKKPVEAVSFADLGVSPGAGLKATKTAAPAARSKGIMVKTTDELVAALKSKGLL; encoded by the coding sequence ATGAAAGCACTGGTCAGTGTCAAACGCGTGGTGGACTACAACGTCCGCATTCAGGTCAAGTCAGACGGCAGCGGTGTGGTTACCGATGGTGTCAAGCATTCGATGAATCCATTCGATGAAATCGCCATGGAAGAAGCGGTGCGCCTGAAGGAACAAGGCAAAATCAGCGAGATCATCGCGATCACCATCGGCGGCGCCAAGAACGAAGAAACCCTGCGCACTGCGCTGGCGTTTGGTGCCGATCGTGCCATTCACATCAAGGAAGAAGGCGACATTCAACCGCTGACCGCCGCCAAGGCGCTGGCTGCAGCGATGAAAAAGGAAGACGCCAAGGTTCTGTTCACCGGCAAGCAGGCGATCGACGATGACGCCAACCAAACCGGCCAGATGGTTGCGGCGCTGCTGGACATCGCCCAGGCCACCTTTGCCTCAAAGGTTGAACTCACCGCGGACAAGGCCACTGTGACCCGTGAAATCGACGCCGGGCTGGAAACCCTCGAAGTGGATCTGCCCGCCGTTATCACCACCGACCTGCGTCTGAACGAGCCGCGCTACCTGAAGCTGCCGGACATCATGAAGGCCAAGAAAAAGCCGGTTGAAGCGGTCAGCTTTGCCGACCTCGGCGTCAGCCCCGGTGCGGGTCTCAAGGCGACCAAAACGGCGGCTCCGGCGGCGCGTTCCAAAGGCATCATGGTCAAAACCACCGATGAACTGGTTGCCGCCCTCAAGAGCAAAGGTCTGCTCTGA
- a CDS encoding transglycosylase domain-containing protein, with translation MSARARSAAYAGVLVALLAVCALLLVTLCALQPLPERLAVPDAEDHPRVLDRDGQVLGARHDGGWNAVELRSLAQLPPLLIEAVIGAEDRRFYSHAGLDWRARAAALWQWGRHRRAVRGASTLSEQVIKLLHPRPRTLWTRWLEGWEARRLEQRFSKAQILEFYLNQVPYAANRRGVEAAAQYYFDRSVETLTAREQLALAVLLRAPSGLIRAPQRLQLAVDRLALYLTARGIAGAEAAAAGELTIVGSTRRRESARAAHFIRAVLRRPAAHARATLNSSLDAELQVAAERFLYQRLQDLAAYGAVNGAALVVDTDGNRVRAWASVDVEHPETIGIDAVLTPRQPGSSLKPLLYAQAFESGWGVQTQIDDVPLAERVNGGLHEYRNYSRSHYGRVSVAEALGNSLNIPAVKALQRVGSEAFLQRLQRLGVTTLTAHPRVYGDGLALGNAEISLYELVQAYTALARQGRYTPLTVFEDAREAQPEQVVYDAVAARSINGILSDPAARLLEFGPGGVLQFPARTAVKTGTSSDYRDAWTIAYNGQYVVGIWIGNLSGRATQGITGARGPALLARSLLARLTPNRPLPIEDAPPEGIAVAEDARAHAGALRLLQPYDGLQLAFDPRIPADLQAFEFVLAGADDARRIEWIVNDQMQAQTAEPHWRWPLARGSQRVYARIVAADGREQRTGDVVFTVR, from the coding sequence ATGAGTGCGCGCGCGCGCAGCGCCGCCTATGCGGGAGTGCTGGTGGCACTGCTGGCGGTGTGCGCGCTGCTGCTGGTGACACTGTGCGCGTTGCAACCCTTGCCGGAACGGCTGGCCGTGCCCGACGCCGAGGATCATCCCCGGGTGCTGGATCGGGACGGGCAAGTGCTCGGCGCGCGCCATGACGGCGGCTGGAATGCAGTGGAACTGCGTTCGCTGGCGCAGTTGCCGCCGCTGTTGATCGAGGCCGTCATCGGCGCCGAGGATCGGCGCTTTTACAGCCATGCCGGTCTGGACTGGCGCGCGCGCGCTGCGGCGTTGTGGCAATGGGGACGCCATCGCCGCGCCGTGCGTGGCGCCAGCACCCTCAGCGAGCAGGTGATCAAGCTGCTGCACCCGCGCCCGCGCACGCTGTGGACGCGCTGGCTCGAAGGCTGGGAAGCACGACGGCTGGAACAACGCTTCAGCAAGGCACAGATTCTGGAGTTCTACCTGAACCAGGTGCCCTATGCCGCCAACCGGCGCGGTGTGGAGGCCGCCGCGCAGTATTACTTTGACCGCAGTGTGGAGACGCTGACCGCGCGCGAACAGTTGGCGCTGGCCGTACTGCTGCGGGCGCCCAGCGGGCTGATCCGCGCGCCGCAGCGCTTGCAGCTTGCGGTGGATCGTCTGGCCCTCTACCTGACCGCGCGCGGCATCGCCGGTGCCGAGGCCGCTGCAGCCGGCGAACTTACGATCGTCGGCTCGACCCGTCGCCGCGAAAGCGCGCGCGCCGCACACTTCATCCGCGCAGTGCTCAGACGGCCTGCGGCGCATGCGCGGGCAACGCTCAACAGCAGTCTGGATGCCGAGCTTCAGGTTGCTGCCGAGCGTTTTTTGTACCAGCGCCTGCAGGATCTGGCGGCCTACGGCGCCGTCAACGGCGCGGCACTGGTGGTTGATACGGACGGCAATCGCGTGCGTGCGTGGGCCTCGGTGGATGTTGAACATCCCGAGACGATAGGCATCGACGCCGTGCTGACGCCGCGCCAGCCGGGTTCGAGCCTGAAGCCGCTGCTGTACGCGCAAGCGTTTGAAAGCGGCTGGGGCGTGCAGACCCAGATCGACGATGTGCCGCTGGCCGAGCGGGTCAACGGCGGTCTGCATGAATATCGCAATTACAGCCGCAGCCACTATGGCCGCGTCAGCGTCGCCGAGGCGCTGGGCAATTCACTGAATATTCCGGCCGTCAAGGCGCTCCAGCGAGTGGGCAGCGAAGCGTTTTTGCAGCGTCTGCAGCGACTTGGCGTGACCACGCTGACGGCCCATCCCCGGGTTTATGGCGATGGGCTGGCGCTGGGCAACGCCGAAATCTCACTGTACGAACTGGTGCAGGCCTACACCGCGCTGGCGCGCCAGGGGCGCTATACGCCACTGACCGTATTTGAAGACGCCCGCGAGGCGCAGCCGGAGCAGGTGGTGTATGACGCCGTTGCCGCACGCAGCATCAACGGCATCCTGTCCGATCCGGCCGCGCGGCTGCTGGAGTTTGGGCCTGGAGGCGTGCTCCAGTTTCCCGCGCGCACCGCAGTCAAGACCGGCACTTCCAGTGATTACCGTGATGCGTGGACGATCGCCTACAACGGCCAGTATGTCGTTGGCATCTGGATCGGCAACCTGTCAGGGCGCGCCACCCAGGGCATCACCGGTGCGCGCGGGCCGGCCTTGCTGGCACGCAGCCTGCTCGCGCGGCTGACGCCCAACCGCCCCCTGCCAATCGAAGATGCTCCGCCCGAGGGCATCGCCGTCGCCGAAGACGCGCGCGCGCACGCCGGGGCGTTGCGACTGTTGCAACCCTACGATGGCCTGCAATTGGCGTTTGACCCGCGCATTCCCGCAGACCTGCAAGCCTTCGAGTTTGTGCTGGCGGGTGCCGATGATGCGCGGCGTATCGAGTGGATCGTCAACGATCAGATGCAGGCGCAGACCGCAGAACCGCACTGGCGCTGGCCGCTGGCGCGCGGTTCACAGCGCGTGTATGCCCGCATCGTGGCGGCAGATGGGCGTGAACAGCGCACCGGCGATGTGGTCTTTACGGTGCGTTAG
- a CDS encoding electron transfer flavoprotein subunit alpha/FixB family protein, producing the protein MSKVLIVAEHAEGKLNAGIAKTVAAAKGIGGEITIAVFAADGAAVAEQAAKLDGVSKVVTVNNAANEHPIAALLAPQIVALAAEYSHVLFPGTTFGKDLAPRVAAKLDVQQVSDVMAVHGANSFDRPIYAGNAIVTVEAPAGTVVATVRLASFQAVGEGGSAAVEAASVSATLPAHTRFVKLEAQKSERPDLQAAARVVSGGRALGSSENFKVIYDFADKIGAAVGASRAAVDSGYVPNDLQVGQTGKIIAPELYFAVGISGAIQHLAGIKDARTIVAINKDAEAPIFEVADIGLVGDLFQVIPELTQKV; encoded by the coding sequence ATGAGTAAAGTTTTGATTGTTGCTGAGCACGCCGAAGGCAAGCTCAACGCGGGTATTGCCAAAACCGTTGCCGCTGCCAAAGGCATCGGTGGCGAAATCACCATTGCCGTGTTTGCCGCCGATGGCGCGGCCGTGGCTGAACAGGCGGCCAAACTCGATGGGGTGAGCAAAGTCGTCACCGTCAACAATGCCGCCAACGAGCACCCGATTGCAGCGCTGCTGGCGCCGCAAATCGTCGCGCTGGCGGCGGAATACAGCCATGTGCTGTTCCCCGGCACCACCTTTGGCAAAGACCTCGCCCCGCGCGTGGCCGCCAAGCTCGACGTGCAGCAGGTCAGCGATGTGATGGCCGTGCACGGCGCCAACAGCTTTGATCGTCCGATCTATGCCGGCAACGCCATCGTCACCGTCGAAGCCCCGGCCGGTACCGTTGTTGCCACCGTGCGTCTGGCCTCGTTCCAGGCTGTTGGTGAAGGCGGCAGCGCAGCGGTTGAAGCCGCCAGCGTCTCGGCAACCCTGCCTGCGCACACCCGCTTTGTGAAGCTGGAAGCGCAAAAATCCGAGCGCCCTGATCTGCAAGCCGCCGCCCGCGTGGTGTCCGGTGGGCGCGCGCTGGGTTCGTCAGAAAACTTCAAGGTTATCTACGACTTTGCCGACAAGATCGGCGCGGCCGTCGGCGCTTCGCGCGCGGCCGTGGATTCCGGTTATGTCCCCAATGACCTGCAAGTGGGGCAGACCGGCAAGATCATTGCGCCGGAACTGTACTTTGCCGTTGGCATTTCCGGTGCGATCCAGCATCTGGCCGGGATCAAGGACGCGCGCACCATCGTTGCCATCAACAAGGACGCCGAAGCGCCGATCTTTGAAGTGGCCGATATCGGCCTGGTCGGTGATTTGTTCCAGGTCATCCCGGAATTGACCCAAAAAGTCTGA